The nucleotide window CAGTACCGGTGTGGAAGTACCGGCCGAAGCATGCTGGGCGGGACGGGTATCGTCGGCGTGACGGCGCAGGGCCCGCATCAGCAGATACTTGTATTTTTCCGCGTCAGCCAGCGCTGCTTCAATGGCGCGCACCGCGTCGTCGTAGGCTACCACCTGCTGTAGCTCCTTACGCGGACGACGGGCTTCAAAAACGTGGTTCTCCAGGTACTCAACGGGGTTTTTCATCTTCTTCTAGCAGCTTTAAAATCGTCTTACTGTTGGCTGCATAAGTAACATAAAACCCTCGGCTAACATTCCCTTATACCTGGATAAAACCGCTATTTATCACGCTTTTTACTTCTTGATTTTCAGCACTATTTTCCCGAATTGCTGGCCTTCAGCCATACGCTGCATGGCGGCCTCGCCGTCGGCAAACGCAAAGACCTGATCTACTACCGGCACGAGCTTGTGTTGCTCGACGAGGCGAATCATGTCGGCAAAATCCTGCTCGGTGCCCATGGTCGAGCCCATAATATTGAGCTGCTTCCAGAAAATCTTGGCCGGGGACAACTGGGTAATAGCGCCCTGGGTACCACCGTAAAACACGATGCGTCCCCCCGAAGCCGCTGCATCGAGCAAGGCCTCAAAGCCCGGACCAGCGGCGCTGTCGATAATCACGTCGAAGGGGCCTCCGGCTTGCTTGACCAGGGCCGCCGCCCACTTTTCATCGTTGTAGTTAGCGCCGCCTTTGGCGCCCAGCTGCCGGGCCCGCTCCAGCTTCTCGGCCGAACCCGACGTGACCCAGACTTCGGCCCCAACGGCCACGGCCATTTGCAAAACCAGCAGGGCTACTCCCCCACC belongs to Hymenobacter cellulosilyticus and includes:
- a CDS encoding zinc-binding dehydrogenase codes for the protein MQALQLNGINEPLHLQEVDTPSPGPGEVLVEIHAAALNHRDVWIQKGQYAGLRYPCIVGSDGAGIITAVGPGADASLRGQSVLINPGHNWGDNPAAQARGFTILGLPEQGTFAQYVRVAAHYVWPLPAHLSFEQAAALPLGGVTAYRAAFTRAKLQAGERVLITGIGGGVALLVLQMAVAVGAEVWVTSGSAEKLERARQLGAKGGANYNDEKWAAALVKQAGGPFDVIIDSAAGPGFEALLDAAASGGRIVFYGGTQGAITQLSPAKIFWKQLNIMGSTMGTEQDFADMIRLVEQHKLVPVVDQVFAFADGEAAMQRMAEGQQFGKIVLKIKK